Proteins encoded within one genomic window of bacterium:
- the rimO gene encoding 30S ribosomal protein S12 methylthiotransferase RimO: MNRIHLISLGCPKNLVDSERMWGLLQENGYQLVNQATEADLIIINTCGFIRPAKEESIEVVLKAAQAKETGRCKGLIMAGCLAERYREELPREIPEVDLFLRLKDVPQIVKYCDLLLGKRRPIKQSARRSLLTLPHTAYLRIADGCNNHCSYCAIPIIRGPCQSRNMESIIEEAKDLASSGVKELNLIAQDTTNYGVDLYGRQRLEELIRSLSEIEKIRWIRLLYTHPAHILPSLIKSWPDVPKLCPYLDMPIQHISNPILKLMNRRVRKEDIVSLIERLREAVPDLTLRTSIIVGFPGESEVHFEELLDFVAQARFDRLGAFIYSREEGTSAARLPDQVPEEVKSERLDRLMQLQQQISRQRNEALIGQEIEVLIDQKVEGRYIGRSPADAPEIDGRVIITPSEPANSPQDPQWVETQAARALRHIQVGEFCRVRITGATEYDLLGEI, from the coding sequence ATGAACCGGATTCACCTGATCAGCCTGGGTTGTCCTAAGAATTTGGTTGACTCTGAACGAATGTGGGGCCTTCTCCAGGAAAACGGATACCAGCTTGTTAACCAGGCAACCGAGGCTGATTTGATCATTATTAACACCTGTGGCTTTATCAGGCCGGCTAAAGAGGAATCGATTGAGGTTGTTTTAAAGGCAGCTCAGGCCAAGGAGACCGGTCGGTGTAAGGGACTTATTATGGCTGGTTGCCTGGCCGAGCGATACAGGGAAGAACTTCCGCGGGAAATCCCTGAGGTTGACCTTTTCCTGAGACTGAAAGACGTCCCTCAGATAGTTAAATATTGCGATCTGCTTCTGGGTAAAAGAAGGCCCATCAAACAATCGGCTCGAAGGTCACTCCTTACTCTACCCCACACCGCCTACCTTAGAATAGCCGATGGCTGCAATAATCATTGTTCCTATTGCGCTATCCCTATTATTAGGGGTCCCTGCCAAAGCAGAAATATGGAATCCATTATTGAGGAGGCTAAAGATTTAGCTTCCTCAGGGGTTAAGGAACTAAATCTAATTGCTCAGGATACAACCAATTACGGTGTAGACCTTTACGGAAGACAAAGGCTGGAAGAACTCATTAGATCCCTTTCTGAAATTGAAAAGATAAGGTGGATCAGACTCCTTTATACCCATCCGGCCCATATCTTACCTTCCCTGATTAAGAGCTGGCCAGACGTCCCCAAACTATGCCCTTATTTAGATATGCCTATTCAGCATATCTCTAACCCCATCCTTAAACTAATGAATCGCCGGGTAAGAAAAGAAGATATAGTTTCTCTTATTGAAAGATTAAGGGAAGCGGTGCCTGATTTAACCTTACGCACCTCTATTATCGTCGGATTCCCGGGAGAAAGTGAAGTCCATTTCGAGGAATTATTGGATTTTGTGGCCCAAGCCAGGTTTGATAGATTAGGCGCCTTTATCTACTCCCGGGAGGAAGGCACCTCGGCCGCCCGACTGCCCGATCAAGTCCCTGAAGAGGTGAAGTCGGAACGATTAGACCGGCTGATGCAACTTCAGCAACAGATATCAAGACAGCGGAATGAAGCCCTGATTGGTCAAGAGATAGAGGTTCTTATCGATCAAAAGGTAGAAGGTCGATATATTGGCCGCAGCCCAGCCGATGCCCCGGAAATCGATGGCCGCGTGATCATAACCCCTTCCGAGCCCGCTAATTCTCCCCAAGACCCCCAATGGGTTGAGACTCAGGCGGCCCGGGCCCTCAGACATATCCAGGTGGGTGAATTCTGTCGGGTGCGTATTACCGGGGCGACAGAATACGACCTGCTGGGTGAGATATAG
- a CDS encoding phosphotransferase yields MLDARCSMLDARCWMFDARCWMFDARCWMLDARCWMLDAGCSMLDDRSSMIDPRCW; encoded by the coding sequence ATGCTCGATGCTCGATGCTCGATGCTCGATGCTCGATGCTGGATGTTCGATGCTCGATGCTGGATGTTCGATGCTCGATGCTGGATGCTCGATGCTCGATGCTGGATGCTCGATGCTGGATGTTCGATGCTCGATGATAGATCCTCGATGATAGATCCTCGATGCTGGTAA
- a CDS encoding type II toxin-antitoxin system HicA family toxin — protein MKFSELVRLLEENGFRIVKEKSSIRYYGKHGWNSLIRVDYHDSKEVPKGTCHAILKDAGINK, from the coding sequence ATGAAATTTAGCGAGCTGGTTAGATTATTAGAAGAGAATGGATTTAGAATTGTAAAAGAAAAGAGTTCTATAAGATATTATGGCAAACATGGTTGGAATAGCTTGATTCGAGTAGATTATCACGACTCAAAAGAAGTTCCAAAAGGTACCTGTCATGCCATATTAAAGGATGCCGGCATAAATAAGTAA
- a CDS encoding type II toxin-antitoxin system HicB family antitoxin: MIELEYSLIIEATEEPDYFGFYSPDLAGFTGIGYSVEDCLYKAKWGMIEHINLLKEKGLPIPPKNPTPKIIIQNARDLVTA, from the coding sequence ATGATAGAATTAGAATATTCCTTAATAATCGAGGCGACAGAAGAACCAGACTATTTTGGATTTTATTCTCCTGACCTGGCAGGGTTCACAGGAATAGGATATTCTGTTGAAGATTGTCTGTACAAGGCAAAGTGGGGGATGATAGAACATATCAATTTGTTAAAAGAAAAAGGTCTGCCTATCCCTCCGAAAAATCCAACTCCTAAAATTATTATTCAAAACGCACGAGATTTAGTAACTGCTTAA